The nucleotide window tagtttgggaaccactggttGAGTTTGACTGCCATCTGGTGGTCGATCCTCAGCACCACAcgtgtgcaaacacaaacaccaaacaGTCAGCAGTGCAAAAGAAGCTAACCTTTTTATTTCAGTGACAATAGGTACCATTTTAGTATTGTTGTTGGGATTACTGGCTTTGTTTAAGCCATTTAGAGAAAGTATTTTGTCCCCCGTCCTCTCGTCCTCCAGCTGGGACCATGGTGACGGTGCACAGGTAACTACTGACAACATTCAATCAAtccacacaacagaaaacaggtTCAAACCcagaacaggaagaaaaaacaaagagcaaaaaaacCATTTAAATGAACGGGTTTTTTTAGTTGCTATATCTGAAGTGAGAATGGCAGATAAGACACTTCTCTTCAAAGAGCCAGTGATTTTTagtgaaacaaaagcagcagtgaTGCGGCGTGGACGTCCTTTCCCCGTCAGCTCAGTCGACTTAATATAAAACGGCTGCAAATGCCAAATTGAAATCATTTCTTCAGGTCTGTTCCTGGGGAAATAAGTTGTTTGTGAGGAGACCGAGCTGAAAGTGAACGGAACCAAAGTACAAACATTTTAACAGCCGTTCAACCGAGGTACAAAGTGTTAAAAGCATCCCTCCTCACTCATGAAGGTTGGTTTCATCTGTATTCAGATCTACTTTCTTAATCATTCACTTGCAACATGTTGAGAAATACGCCTCTTTTTGTGttgactttaaaaacaaaatccatAATATCCGATGTTCCCCCTTTTAGTCCTCAGCTCACACGGACTcgtacaacaaaaacatgttttggccTCTGACACACGAGAGCATCGCGCCTGCATAAGTAAGACCGGTGAATCTTCACAAAGGCTTGTGTGCATAGTAGTAAACGCTAACGTCGAGTTCTTCTTCACGTGAAATCTATTCGGTGTCGGTCATCCGTACGCCGAGGGGCGACGTCCGTGCGCGTGCGATGTGCCGATGCTGGTCGAGGGGATCCAGTCGGTCctcagagaggagaaaagaccTGGTTGGTCACCTTTAGGACAAGACTTAATGAAAAATGATACaaacagggaggaggtgggggggggggtggtcagaTACTGACACCcgaaaaggaacaaaaagatcAAATATCAAGTCGAATGTTTCTTGGCAGCACTCCAGCCTGTAAAAGGTAAAAGGTCACCCGATGAACGCCCGAGGTGCCGCCTGCTCACCAGGCCAGTAAGTGGGATGGAAGTAAGTAATTGCAAAAAGGCCTTTTCACTTTTGCGCTTTGCAGCGAAAAGGGGGCGATGTCGCagtggtgggtgggtggggggggagagggggggggacaacactGTGGCAGCTGAGAAAAGGACAGCAGCTGGACTGCTATCGTCCAGACAACGTAGTAGTTTCCATTTTCAGGCTCagggtaaaaacacacaaactgtgaaGGGAGATGAGGAGTGAACGCGGCGAATCCCAAACGACGCCGAGAGCAAATAAACACCGTGAACATGTGACGACCTTAATACGCCGATAAAACCACTAAAAACCTAAAGCACTAAAGACCTCCAGGGCGGAAAAACACGACGGAGACGGAAAACACGGAGAATTGGGCAGGCGGGGTGAAGGCGTTGATGATGAGGTCCTTGaagtcggggggtggggggaggtcaaagttcagatCGCATGAGCAGAGAAGCAGCACCTGTGGAGAGGAGCCGAGCGCCGGTTCCTTCCTCGTCTGGTTGGTTGATTAAAATCTGTCAGTTTGCATCattagtgtttgtttttgcccCGAAACGGCAACATCCGGATGAGTCCAGACTCTAAATAAGTCAAAGTCTTCTACTTCAGTATGAAAAAGGGCcacagtttttctttctttttttactggtGCCGAGTAAGAAGTTTGGACTTCCAACTCGCCCCTCAGTCTGCTTTTCAAACCCCAACtgccccttttctttctcttttgtgaAGTTCAGGGTCAGAGACGGAGAGTTGGAATCCCCTCCGGCAGGCCGGTCCCGGCTGgggtcgtcttcttcttcttcttctgctgctgctgctgtgattttCCTTTCAGGTGTCGGCTGACTGCTCCGTCTCAAACAAACTGCTGACAGACCTGAGTTTAGGAGCGcttaaaatatatcttttttttcatcctatTTAGGGTACCAGATGGGTGAGATTCCCCATACAGATTGTCTGGCATGGTGTGCAGAGAAATCACATATCTGCATGCAGTAAATCCCACCCGGCTGGTCCACTCCAGcactttaaaacaaatgctaGGACACGTTGGTCAGGGTTTCTAAAGTTGCAGATTAAGTGACATTCTTAAATTACTTCGATTGGTTTTGATATAACTTATAACAAATGACGCCAAGGAGGCCATATTACTACGTAGATACAGTCTTTGTGCAGCACACGTCTGCATATATTAGATGCTTGGAGTTTATACCCatagaaaaagggggaggggggtggggggaggggacacttcttcttcctcccccaggTCTGCGGCTAAAACTTGGGCTGGTAAAGCGCCACGCGGCCGCTGAGGCAGCCCGAGGCCAGCTGGCAGTGTGTCGGGGAGAACTTGGTGGTGAGCACCACGTCGCTGTGCGAGTAGATGGAGCGCACCTCCCGCAGGCAGCTGGTCTGGACGGGCACGCAGTCCACCAGCTCGCCGCAGTTCTGGTCGAAGGCGAGCAGGCGGACGCCGTAGCCGTACGGCGAGCAGATGAGCCGTCCGTCGGGGCTGAAGCACAGCTCCTTGATGTAGCCCCGGCCCACGTTGGCCTCCTCGATGTAGTGGGTGAGGCGGAGGGAGCAGCGGGGGGAGACCGGCGGGCGGGTGGGCGCGCCCTCCTGGAACTCGTACACGCACGTCCACTGCAGGGAGACGTATTGTTATGGTATTTGTACCTAAACTCAGGTACTACCAAAAAAAATACTTAtacttataatatatatttttgttgctGCGTGACATTTTCCAACAGATGACATCGTTGATGCTCTAAAAGTATCTCGCTGTGCTTTCGGGTGTGTGAAACACGAAGGTGGGGACATGCAACGAGGCGATTGGATGAAGACGGGAGGATGTGTCTTATGCGAGAGGACACGTGTTGCTCACCTCCTGGTCGTCCATGTTGCTGGAGCAGCGGATGAGCGTGGCCCAGCCCTTCGGATGGAGCTGCAGGGAGGTGATGCAGTTCCCTCGGTCTCTCTCCCCGGGGATCTCCGGAGTCAAGACCTCCAGGCTGTTTCTAGGAGGAAGGCCTGCGAGACCAGAGTTGAGTTAAGTCTTCATTACCTTGGCAGAGCCCAGGGGGGGCATCTATTATTCGGTGTTCTCTGACCTTCTCGAGGAGGGTGGATCTTGCTGGAGTCGTTTCCCTGGCGAGGAGTTCCAGCCGACCTGGACGCTGACGTGCCTCCGTCTGCTGAATCAAAACACGGCCACAAATCGCTTTATTTGGTCAGGAAATTTGATTCCCGATTGCCGTTTCAAAGACAAATATCAAAACATCACCGACCGTGCCTTCCGTCTGTAAAACTATTACAAAAGTTATTGTGCCGAAATAGGGAAATGTCAGGGTTCTTTTCAGTGTGAAAGGGTACATATCTGGGTAAAACACAGAATTGATATTGATATAATTCAGACGAGACTGTGGTCTGACCTGAGCTGAGGGGCGTCCGGCGTGCTCGCAGCATGCGGTAGCTTCCCACCTCGAGGGACTGGGTGAGGTCCAGGTCGTGGAGGATGAGCAGGTACCCCGAGGACGTGGAGATGAGCATCTTGGAACAGTCGGGCGTCAGACGCATCCTCATCAGGTAACGGGTGTGGAAGAACTTCTTGTGCGGGCAGCCGTCTTCTGTGAACCTGTGGGGGCACAAGGTCGATGTAACGGAGTTAAGAGGGTTCTAAAGACAAGTGGTTTGGGTCGAGACAAAGAAAGTAAAACTGCTCGTCTGAAGTTCCAGAAAGTCACAATCTTTGAGTAGTTGAGAATTACACCCTAAAAGGACAACGACATTTGCGCCACATTCCAAAGAAAGCTTTGACGCTCACACGCACCTGTTAGTGTCCCACGTGATGACGTTGCCGTCGAAGCCGGACGTGACGAGCAGGCGCGTTTTGGAGTCGTACTCGATGTTCTTCACCCAGCTGGCGTGGCCGTGCAGCGAGCAGACCTTTGAATTCAACTTCCGGagatcccacaatgcaatggtgGTGTCGTCGGAGCAGGTGGCGAACAAACGGTTGTCCAGGAACCTGCGGGCCGACATGATATGGTCATCAAGCAGACGTGAATCAAGACACCGGCAGCCTCATCTGACGAGGAGTTTCAGCAGCTCGCCTGGTTTCCCTCCCCGCCGTGAGACACTGTAAAACCCTCCCTGGATGATATACGATCTGAGAAAACGCACCGTATGTTGTTGACGCAGTCCTCGTGGGCCTCCGTCAGGGTTTTGATGTGTCTGGACGAGATGGGGTCAAACAGCAGGACTTCGGTCTGCTCGCAGGCCACAGTCAGCACGGACCTGAGCAGACAAATCAGAGAGGAAAGGAGTGGATCTCTACTTCCTACGAGACTCTCATTATGCTTTTCAACACATAACGGAAAAATTAGAACGTTCCATTTCTATCCTACATACGATGTGTACATGACTTATTCAACGGGATAATTGCACAGAAACATATTTGGGAAGCATTAATGGGGAAGCATcatagtaaaatatatatttgtgttacaGCGAGAAACAACTGGAGAGAAAGATGGGAAATAAATAGGATAAATGACTAATCCTCCGTGTAACCCAACAATAACAGTTTACTCATTTCTATTATTGCATAACGATCGTTATAATACAATACGTGCAAGTCCTTTACCAGAAAGTTCAAAGTTGGATATCACATTTTGATTACTAGAAGTTCAAATAACAGCTTGTTCCGACCCATAATTGTATGTGATACACTTTCAATGTTCTCAGGATGCTGACCAGTCTGTTTTGATGAGTCTCTGACTGGGTGaaagacacaaatataacaaataGTTTTGATCTGACCAACCAAGAACATATCTGCAGAGGTAAGTGCAGATATGATATGACACCATAACACCAACTAATTACCTACcagagacaaaacaaactgaTCAAAATCACTCAAATCTACTTCCCCCCTAACATTTCTGTCTGGCATGCAGAAGCAGGTTCTGGATGTTTTCCTGCAGGAGAATGCATTGAGCGGGAGGAAGGTGCGTGCGTTTTGAGctgctgtcatcatcatcatcagcatcatcatcatcagcccaAACACAAAGCGCTGCACAGCTTGACCTGGTTTCACTGCAGGATTTGCCCGGTCACTGAGGCTTAAACCATGCATGATGCCATTTGTTTGGCTTACTGAGAGTGGATTCGGCAGGGTTCTGTTTTGAGGAATTCAACGTGTCATGTTCTGATCGACAGTTAGAAGGTAAACAACAACCAATGGATGGATGGTCAGGTGTCCAgaagagacgagggggggggattttaaagtGGCAACTTCGCCGTTTTCCAGCCAATCGACCCACTTAACAAGACTTTGCGGAACAGTGAGAGCACTCTGAACATGATATCTGGGTGGTCTTACCCGTCCGGGGAGTACTCCAGGTTGAACACCGCTCCGTGGGTCTGGGTGCTCAGGTTCACCGACTCCGCCGCAGGATTCATTGAGCAGTACAAACTGGTCATTGTCCTGAAGTTCTCCCTGGCTGGGTCCACAAACACCCCTCGCCTTATAGTCCTGCTCTGCAACCAGGAGAACAGGCTATTCCCCGGGCGGATCTCGCCGCTGGTGCCCTCGCCGCTCCCCgtctgcggcggcggcggcggcggcgccgcggCGGGCGGCTCGCGGCGGGGCTCCCGCTGCTGCGACCCCGCAGACCTGGCGCCGCGCTCCGGCCGGATCCCGCCGCTCCCCGGCGGCGAGGGGGAAACCCCGGGAAGGATTTCATCGTCCGAGTCGTCGATGTCGGGGTCCTCCTCTTTGTCGGAGGCGCCAACGTGGGGCCTGTCCTGCGACTCGTCCGCGTCCTCGCTGTCGCTCTGGTGCTCCGAGCTCATTGTAGCATTCGTCCGCACCGCGTCTACGGCTCTACGGCGAAACTAAAAGTTGACCAGCTCCGGTCACCTCCCCAGCACGAAACCGTGTCTTCGTCCCCCCGTTTATGGTGCCATGGCGGTGGATGTTTTAGCTGCATAGGTTTcgtttaaattgtattttgtaaGGCTTGGTAGCGCCTCAACTGCGCGCGTCAACACAAACACGGTTAGCTTAAATGCGACCGGAAGAGTACAGGTGTAGCCTTCAAAGTAAACTTCCAACTTATATAATTCCTACGTGTTAAATTAGAACAAAACATACTTATTATAACGTATAATTCTTAGTTACATTTGTATTGATCAATTTCGGTTTTTGTTAGTCAGAATATGTACAAATACATAAAATTGTCATCAAAAATATTTTAAGCTGAAGCGTCCAGACGGAAGTTTCCTGTTTACATTTTAACTAACTATTTTTCTCCTCACCAAAACAAACGCAAACTAAAAAATGACGTATTTCCGCTTCCATGTTCACGTTGCGGTGCATTTGTCGGTAGCTTGCTGCCATCTGATGGAACCATGGTGAAAGTGATTTTGTGtgttacttttttattattattttatgtcGCAACCGGGCTGTAGTTGTAACCCAGTAATTGTTTCTGGGGAAAATGTCTCATATTCAATTACTTCAGCTATATTGTCAAGACCGTTTTATACTGACTAGATTGACGTCAATTGCCGAGTTGTTTAGCCCCTAACAACGTCCTCTGAGAATCCTCTATGGGTTTAGTGTAActtcttttaatcctctttAGGTTCTTTAACGAAACACAATGAGGATTTACTTGTTCAGTAAACAATTAGAGCAGTTTTAACGCAACCTTAATGACTCATATTCCACATCTCAGCAAAATTGCAACAATatacatatttcatttatacatattttatttagccAATGATTTATCTTTCAGATACAATATCTCTTCTGCTGGGCAGTCAAAAAATGCGGAGTATAAGATCATTCAAAAGATGTCTGCAGGGACCCACCTTTCAGGTGCCGGGCCAGATGTGTCTGCAGGAAGTGTAGCGGTTGTACTCTTTCttgcgttgtgttgttaaaatcaccaccaggacacggaccacattcggctcggatcggccgtttattgtgtgacgttaAGGCACCTGGCGAACACACAGAAGTTAAGTcctcagaaggaacctcgtggcatcaCAACAGctacacaccctgcagcagactaactttttagcgacagggtgtcgcacccacgtccgcagggacccactagagggcacccacgtgacaccctgtcatgactcttagcgatggcaagtggagtcaaacacctGTTACAGAAGCACGAGATGttaccacagacacacacataataacaGTTTGGGTTGTGGTACGCATGGTGGCGTGTTGATGTGCGCCTCGACACTGTGACCcgctgtctgcctgtgtgtggaAAAAGTGCGCCCATTTTGACTTAATCGTGCGCGACACTGTGGAAAATAACAATTCTAATGAACTCATCAAGCCATTACGAATGTGTTTGGTTTCAATCGTGACAACTTGTGGGAGACGAGGTGTTTTACCTGGATTGCAAGTGGCGAGGCGCGCGTTGGGCAAATGAGGCAGCGACGTGCCGGGACGCATTTCTGCAGCAGGGTGGACTTGTCCGACCACGACTACTGCTACGCAAACGTCTTGAAGAGCCCCGAACATGATGTCCGGGTGGTCTTACCGGGTGGTCTAAATCTTGCACAGACATGTTCTGGAATACTGTAAATCAGCTGAAGCCTTCCGATGTTGGGAAGTctggtacggggggggggggggtatgtgtaCAGAGGATGTGAGTCACCCAATCTCAATGGACTGTACATCTTTGGAGACTTCATGAGTGGGTAAGAGCGCGTTGGATCGAGTACTCCAACTGTTGTGGGAGCAGCTGTCGTgccttctttatttatttatttattgaaaatcATCCAAGACCCCGAGTTTATTTAAGTGTGAGTTACAATTTCCCTCTTGTTCTGGCCTCTGCGTCGATCCGATGACGCTCGCCATAACTCCAAGTTCAATCTCGCAGGCGCATCATGGCGTTGGAGGAAGACACGTCCACAGGGGGGCTGGAaggagaggagtgtgtgtttgggccAAAGGAAGACGTGCTCATTCCCCGGACTCATCAATCGTCACCACAGGTTCATCGTCTCCTCTGCTGAAGATGAAGCAGGTACCGGCGATTCTCACAGAGCGCAGAACTGTATTTTCTGGCCACTGCCCACCCGAGCACCACGTCTCCTCATGGAGCTGTTTTCAAATTCATGGATCGGTCCAGGTGAGGTATCAGACACAGGTTACATTTAACCATGAACCAAACAGGGaaaccacaaatgatcagtAAAAAACACGATGATAAGTGGGAAATGTTTAGTTTTCTTTAGATTTTCCAGTCAAGTTTGGTGttattcaacatgtttttgcTCTTTGCAGAAGAGCTCCTCCAGGAAAATGTAAGCAGAAGCCGCTGCCTGTCAGAGGCAGGAGGAAAAAGGTTCCTTTTGTGGCTCGAGAATGTAAGTCACCTCAGTGGACTTTTCCATGTTTAAAACTTAATGTAACACTTTATGACCTTTTGAAGGATAAACGCATTTTGTTCATTCAGGCCTGGTTTTTGGAGCATAGTTTTGAATCTCAACATATTTGAGCGCAGAGTAGCGAGTTGAAGTGTGATATTGGGACTCAAATGAAAATCCAAACTCCACCCCACTTTTTTAAAGGAATAACTTTAGATCTTTGGAAATACCGACTGATCCCACTCACATGACCTTGCAtctgatttattacctcagtaaacattctAAACGTGTGTTAATGGTCTCAATCCGCAGTTTGTAGCAGTGTTAATTtcaccttttttccatgactaagacgagacaaagacgtgacgaaaacgatcttaaaaaataaaaactatgactaaatccattctaactttcgttaacgagacgagacgagaggaacatgttggtggttgacgaagtcacgatacttttttccccctaaattcgcccgCAGCTGACAagacaacagaccggcaaagtacggcggatattaacgcgtcatgatgacgtcatccacgaacccagaacgcgcgcgcacagcggtggttcttgtgcaccgactgcggaccgcgacgactattttacgcttcggcgagtttgaacgtggcttcgttaCTTTAGCTCGgctgtctcgggttagctgactgttagctgactgttagctgcctgttagcgggctgaaaccgcgctgcttcacagaaacacgaAGATacgtttaaagactgtcggacctttctgctctgttctctggcgacggcaggcagcgtttcctcggctggatgagacgctccgtcacaaacgcgtctaacgtaataaactcattgcaggttctgaagcctcacgcatttcaactatagttcacgcgccacatcgtgagaagacggcgttaaaccgtctcggccaccgtacgttcgttactaagcaacgtaGAGGCGcgcacacgtgacaggtggccgtgtcaaaagcgttgcaagtaaacagacaaagacaacaaagtgttgcgtttagatccctggtcctcatcaagttgttacacctttgccaatttgttaaattgccttgcaactaaatgctttgctatttgttaaaatccaaatcctttcatgtaatattcttcacatgtcatttatatcagctcacacaaacacttcaaccatttgttcttggcccggctgctccgtcacattttacaacccattgtggcccgcgagtcaaaacgtttgccgaccctcctatagacctgtcctaggagggacatctatagacctgtcctaggagggacatctataggcctgtcctaggagggacatctatagacctgtcctaggagggacatctataggcctgtcctaggagggacatctataggcctgtcctaggagggacatctatagacctgtcctaggagggacatctgatggacaaccatgtactgcaagctggactattatgcagttgtagacacaacagaggggggtccctgggcctgagaagggaagaaaaggagtttaatatggctatttaatgtgactaaaactagactaaaacaattacattttagtctagttttcgtcaactaaaactagactaaaactaagaaggattaaaatgactaaatgtgactaaaactaatatgcatttttcgtctaaagactaagactaaatcaaaaatagctgccaaaattaacactggtttgTAGACTACAAAACTAACTAAGCAATAAAGGAAAAAAGTGTAACTAGtcctttaaagaaaaacacaactgttGTAAGCAGACCAAAGCCTGGTGTTTGAATGCTCTAATTTTACATGCAGGTGTTAGAAAATACACACTGGAaggtgtctgtctgcgtgtgtgtctctgcagctctctgtAATTAAACTGCACACCACTGATCCTACCAGTGACTTACACGACTGCTGTAAATGTAAAGACAAACCCACTGAGACGAGCAGCTGTGCACCCAGATGTTACCCCAGGCTCTCAATCCAAGTCTTGAGACTGACATTATGGCTTTTATAGTTACTGGAACGAGGCATGAAATGCTATCGTCGTGGTTACGTGACGGTTTGTGCTTTTGTAACACGCAATGACATAAACATTTCATAACAGCCTGACGTGACAGACATGTGGTACCACTTGTACGATGACATGACACAATCTCGCTGAGCTGTCACATCTCATGTTATggtacaataaaacatttactacGATaagagctttttattttcttgggAGCGTTCCGACTTCTGTAGTTTGTTTTTTCGTCGTGTCGcgtcttttattttctcctgcaGCTTGAAGACACGTAGTCGGGGGGGTTGGAGTCTCCCCACGTGTGAAATTACTACATGCTACAATACAATTATACAGCCGAACTCCGCTCAGCAGATGGAATGCAGTACGTCCtgcgtcaccgtggcaacagaGGAAGCCTTCAGAACCCCTTCAGGATCTGTGACTGAGCACTAAAAATAGAGTCTATTTCGGTCAATTCTGATCTAAGAACTCGACAAATTATTggccaaataataacaaaacggGGATTAGAATGATTTATTAAagccacatttaaaataaaaagctccACCATGAATCACATTGATCAacataagagaaaaaaacatttaaaaatcataaaatgcatgttattttaaaaggattcaaacatttctcaacctaacatttttttcaatttatttcctgACATTTATTGAGCCAATAGTTTGGGGATTTTTAAGAAAtattttccatgacattttgacCAAAAATACTTGACTTTTGCATTcgattttttttacttttgttcttCCATGATATTTTTCTACCAAGcatattttcctttattctTGCAGACACCAAGACTTAGAACAAGTCCTAATTTTCCCTTTATGTTTGGTAATTATAGATGGTACCATTCCGATGTCCCTTAGTTTGCCTGGAAATTAAGTACCAATGATAAAACCGTTTATCCACAAAAATAGATTCAGCAGAATTCTTGTTTTTATCAAACCAGAAGTTGTTGTTGCCCAGCAGAGATGCAGGAATAATTTCAGACCTTTCTTATTGTATTAAAGACAGTTTAATCACTTTTGTTAATAGAAGCATGTATTTTCAGGATTTAATGACCAGTGGGAATGTTGTTGGGCCTCCTACGTCATCCATTTATGTGATTTTAGTGTGGACCAACTGGGTGATTATAGCGTAATAATAAGTTTGTTAGGATGCATTTAACTCCCCGACTCCGTTTCATCAACGGTTGATCTTGTACACCACATCTCCGACCTGCAGGATCCCCGTCGTCTTCACGTTGTGCAGCTGTCCGAACAACGGGGAGGATTTGTAGATGTGCCTCTCGGACGGTTTGCACACGCGATAGCTGGGAAGGAATCGCAGACACAAAGTCATTCCGGTGGGAAATATTTGAGTCTTCAGGTCCATTTGGGTCAGTTGTCTTATGAGCCATTGCCGAAGACAAATGCCTAAGTAAACTAAAAAGTGGGttaaacagaaatatgtcatgcaatatttaaatttgcatgcaatttaaaaaaaaggttaaatatgAACCCTTGCTAAATAATAGTTAAAACTTTACCCCTTCAGTGTTTCCAGAGGCTCCTTTCTGGTGTATACACCCGTTTCTGGGTTAACGGTGGTGAGGAGGCACCTGGAAACAACCAACGGTTACAAGTGAGTATGAATGCAGCCTGATGACCACAAATCTCTGCACACTGATCACAAAATAAAGCCTTGtaacgtaaaacaaacagcacaagagaacaaaaagaaaacggcCCCAGTGAAGGTACTTTGGATGAATTGTTTTTGATAAACAAAGCGATTCGGCCTCTGAATAAACTGAGTGTGAAGCAGGAGCCGCGTTACCGTCCACACGACATTGCGCGCTGCAGTCGCACGTTGCCGATCTGGATCTCTTCCCACGAGTCCTGCAAAAAAAAGCCAAGCAGTTAGTTTTGCTTTCTTGGTCAAAATTAGTCAACACCGCTCACACTAAAAAGGTTACGGGATTAGTCAGAAGTGAAAAGGACCAAATGATCATTTAGAAAACCTTGTGTGCTGTAGTGTAGAGAAACCACAGATCTGTTCATCAGAGACCTTTCGTGGTTCAAAGTGAACTTTGCACGATCGCcttgatatttttttatatttgttcctGAAATTGGAGCAACATTTCTAGATGG belongs to Gasterosteus aculeatus chromosome 15, fGasAcu3.hap1.1, whole genome shotgun sequence and includes:
- the wdr32 gene encoding DDB1- and CUL4-associated factor 10 isoform X1 codes for the protein MSSEHQSDSEDADESQDRPHVGASDKEEDPDIDDSDDEILPGVSPSPPGSGGIRPERGARSAGSQQREPRREPPAAAPPPPPPQTGSGEGTSGEIRPGNSLFSWLQSRTIRRGVFVDPARENFRTMTSLYCSMNPAAESVNLSTQTHGAVFNLEYSPDGSVLTVACEQTEVLLFDPISSRHIKTLTEAHEDCVNNIRFLDNRLFATCSDDTTIALWDLRKLNSKVCSLHGHASWVKNIEYDSKTRLLVTSGFDGNVITWDTNRFTEDGCPHKKFFHTRYLMRMRLTPDCSKMLISTSSGYLLILHDLDLTQSLEVGSYRMLRARRTPLSSADGGTSASRSAGTPRQGNDSSKIHPPREGLPPRNSLEVLTPEIPGERDRGNCITSLQLHPKGWATLIRCSSNMDDQEWTCVYEFQEGAPTRPPVSPRCSLRLTHYIEEANVGRGYIKELCFSPDGRLICSPYGYGVRLLAFDQNCGELVDCVPVQTSCLREVRSIYSHSDVVLTTKFSPTHCQLASGCLSGRVALYQPKF
- the wdr32 gene encoding DDB1- and CUL4-associated factor 10 isoform X2, whose product is MSSEHQSDSEDADESQDRPHVGASDKEEDPDIDDSDDEILPGVSPSPPGSGGIRPERGARSAGSQQREPRREPPAAAPPPPPPQTGSGEGTSGEIRPGNSLFSWLQSRTIRRGVFVDPARENFRTMTSLYCSMNPAAESVNLSTQTHGAVFNLEYSPDGSVLTVACEQTEVLLFDPISSRHIKTLTEAHEDCVNNIRFLDNRLFATCSDDTTIALWDLRKLNSKVCSLHGHASWVKNIEYDSKTRLLVTSGFDGNVITWDTNRFTEDGCPHKKFFHTRYLMRMRLTPDCSKMLISTSSGYLLILHDLDLTQSLEVGSYRMLRARRTPLSSDGGTSASRSAGTPRQGNDSSKIHPPREGLPPRNSLEVLTPEIPGERDRGNCITSLQLHPKGWATLIRCSSNMDDQEWTCVYEFQEGAPTRPPVSPRCSLRLTHYIEEANVGRGYIKELCFSPDGRLICSPYGYGVRLLAFDQNCGELVDCVPVQTSCLREVRSIYSHSDVVLTTKFSPTHCQLASGCLSGRVALYQPKF